A window from Vigna angularis cultivar LongXiaoDou No.4 chromosome 7, ASM1680809v1, whole genome shotgun sequence encodes these proteins:
- the LOC108337982 gene encoding uncharacterized protein LOC108337982 isoform X4, with the protein MDGAWQRNCGSPFQPSMSATVSSVSAPEPEMDANYLYPQLAHGLRSKFVGGKQGPVYPSFPLSTTSGSGQTDAGNPFMGLPYGSPSSLRYDFQNMSERKLGMSSGDSTDAIGNSVVGSIESGTFRTSGVGLITENLINCNLQSWVNNFPEISSRAMVGLSNSSNFVFHNIWGSNTATQHTVPGGTKAAESFSFPGQYRGTYPAFGLNICCSDIHTTPNIASEWGSPKYATPYMSGCPRVFCMGKSGHLLLSHTGLLGVVCSCHCSHMSVLKFCEHSGLHGGDPGDAVCMESGETISQWRKLYFLKFGIRSLGNENGWDWPEVLSTTGSPMKSNASVFDMSKTNLSHILSSSAVMSRKQATTIQDGCNIPLKGFPGISQNSFVDLLKSQLMESNLAMYTTAPNFGGTQLDDGCHPIPPFLDSLKTKVSLSTVHSPLQTPTNLLKDHDCIKTKANGLVGRDAASSNVDLRLGQPPQTGNPLPSFVEPLQFNILASTPKLQPQKQMINNADLSREEGLQNNFRYSAASFKLVEELPQLKPKNYMSAVGKASVKARSETQNVAKGVSFSPFLQVDVPGRKTQASENLWADDSPNMPKKLYSDYGLIGRQSNKSVVGTNKYLENNIGVSFAKDSGGKRNPGFGIGQLMKYPSSMMRSVGGYDSCISVVNEKMYEPNFESSLPSDTLVRANILHGSHNTSSLGLENYMMNPQTSIPFKEILKGPPYHVSVSVSNQTPTLPQQQTINRDAYFVDENTRLLGVTQIPELSKQYHALHFNMNQKQGGSSSILKFQHYTCEASTSEQGTSCARLKLPQNKSIFGNHENTVGLEKLPSLTGMNGYYHLSDLSPTPLHSKEKESQCKHSYDLQNEETSLSLGINKDNIRSSTCEKYSEQSPNICLEGKYPCPALINCCRSNFSSGIEPLRKNLGQQLADVSGETSLKMPSDLFRNLNTTNNGNIHFEQGGHAPQWRDVPSKVRKAVCDATSLDQTFNGFDKEARDGFQLGNISTKCSKITTDMGDLSEEKENSNVSSGCSAPVITQASVMVNKIDYCTDEAIDTGVVNKLEVDEGSGIDQGSMSDLVGSERTGESLGLISGNYLKNGCSRVLNDESCCDLLDDLKLLDSLIWKKERNQNHFVLSANCKINQSQNVKRGINGRKRKRNVVKILDASLSSEFPSLLHNKNNEDAEIFNSSSNLSKEMQMHSLPSLQKSFNKSSFVQSCNTRIQSAFASKFVSCKNRRSKHLIHKVSYESLSDSDAEFHSPPVFSGTKRLRKNLTSDFEQFHIQEPSYEEPENGKLRPFLCRKENHHRTRPVVCGKHGEICKEHLAKEVQKPAKIVSLRKVLKSSKRCMSHTNGKPRLTSKKQWKKLSIGTDSGSFCGNHGLKIKEHGETQTTIIYNEANVDMSLEDLERGGKQDAKAKAKQGVRVGNRENVRLKTKNKDIRKHRSINELTAKETKVTDMISCAQDRETGLCSPKSRNSSQGHLNISTINSDTFCCVCQSSSNDKINCLLECCQCLIRVHQACYGVSTLPKRSRWCCRPCRTNSKNIACVLCGYGGGAMTRAAMSHAIVKSLLKVWNGEKDGMPKHTTSCEFFGKEIYAFPSSKAGQESVLKTKIHDTSTDLVKVQISTNHMQHTLTSLSNFKVHNSITAGVLDPTVKQWIHMVCGLWTPGTRCPNVDTMSAFDVSGVARPRADVVCSICNRWGGSCIECRVADCSVKFHPWCAHQKNLLQSETEGIDDEKIGFYGRCMLHAIEPRYLSMYDPIDEMGNQEEKEFTCARVEGYKGRRWDGFQDNHCQGGCLVPEEQLNAWIHINGQKLCSQGLIKFPDLDMEHDCRKEYARYKQAKGWKHLVVYKSRIHALGLYTSRFISRGEVVVEYVGEIVGLRVADKREKDYQSGKKLQYKSACYFFRIDKEHIIDATRKGGIARFVNHSCLPNCVAKVITVRHEKKVVFFAERDIFPGEEITYDYHFNHEDEGKIPCYCNSKNCRRYMN; encoded by the exons ATGGACGGCGCGTGGCAGAGGAATTGTGGTTCGCCGTTTCAGCCGTCGATGTCTGCGACGGTTTCCTCCGTATCGGCGCCGGAGCCG GAGATGGATGCAAATTATCTTTATCCACAATTAGCACATGGTTTAAGATCAAAATTTGTTGGAGGGAAGCAAGGCCCTGTTTACCCAAGCTTTCCCCTCTCAACCACCTCTGGGTCAGGCCAAACAGATGCTGGAAATCCTTTTATGGGTCTACCTTATGGTTCTCCATCCTCGTTACGGTATGATTTTCAGAATATGTCTGAACGCAAGCTTGGCATGTCATCTGGTGATTCTACTGATGCTATTGGGAATTCTGTTGTTGGTTCTATAGAAAGTGGAACCTTCCGGACATCTGGAGTGGGGTTGATAACAGAAAATTTGATTAACTGTAACCTGCAAAGTTGGGTGAATAATTTTCCTGAGATTTCTTCTAGAGCAATGGTTGGTTTGAGTAATAGTAgtaattttgtcttccataaTATTTGGGGCAGCAATACTGCTACTCAGCACACAGTTCCTGGTGGTACAAAAGCGGCagaatctttttcttttccaggTCAGTACCGAGGTACATACCCTGCATTTGGTCTAAATATTTGCTGCTCAGATATTCACACTACACCAAATATTGCTTCAGAGTGGGGCTCACCTAAGTATGCAACTCCTTATATGAGTGGGTGTCCTCGTGTGTTCTGCATGGGAAAAA GTGGCCATCTTCTTCTTAGCCATACAGGGCTTCTTGGTGTTGTGTGCTCATGCCATTGTTCCCACATGTCTGTTCTTAAGTTTTGTGAG CACTCGGGTTTACATGGTGGTGACCCAGGGGATGCTGTTTGTATGGAGAGTGGGGAGACCATTTCACAATGGCGGAAGCTTTACTTCTTGAAGTTTGGG ATTAGGTCTCTGGGGAATGAGAATGGATGGGACTGGCCAGAAGTATTATCAACAACAGGCAGTCCGATGAAATCCAATGCATCCGTGTTTGATATGTCCAAGACTAATTTGTCTCATATTTTGAGTTCATCTGCAGTCATGTCAAG aaaacaagcaacaacaaTCCAGGATGGTTGCAACATTCCACTCAAAGGTTTTCCTGGTATTTCACAAAACAGCTTTGTTGATTTGTTGAAAAGCCAGTTAATGGAATCTAATCTGGCTATGTACACAACTGCACCAAATTTTGGTGGAACTCAGCTAGATGATGGTTGTCATCCTATACCTCCTTTCTTGGATTCTCTGAAAACGAAAGTAAGTTTGTCAACGGTCCACTCACCTTTGCAAACACCAACAAACCTTTTGAAAGACCATGATtgcataaaaacaaaagcaaatggTCTTGTAGGCAGAGATGCGGCTTCATCTAATGTTGACCTTAGGCTTGGTCAACCACCTCAGACAGGAAACCCACTTCCATCATTTGTAGAACCACTGCAGTTTAATATCCTTGCCAGTACACCAAAACTGCAACCGCAGAAGCAGATGATTAATA ATGCAGACCTCAGCAGGGAGGAGGGATTAcagaataattttagatatTCTGCTGCTTCATTCAAATTGGTTGAAGAATTGCCTCAGCTTAAACCCAAGAACTATATGTCAGCTGTGGGTAAGGCTTCTGTTAAAGCTAGATCAGAAACACAAAATGTGGCCAAGGGTGTATCATTTTCACCATTTTTGCAAGTTGATGTACCTGGAAGAAAGACACAAGCTAGTGAAAATTTGTGGGCTGATGACAGCCCTAACATGCCTAAGAAACTGTATTCTGATTATGGTCTCATAGGAAGGCAATCAAATAAATCTGTCGTAGGGACCAATaaatatttggaaaataatatagGGGTGAGCTTTGCCAAAGATTCTGGTGGCAAAAGAAATCCGGGGTTTGGAATTGGTCAGTTAATGAAATATCCAAGCTCCATGATGAGATCTGTTGGTGGTTATGATAGTTGTATTTCAGTTGTTAACGAAAAGATGTATGAACCAAATTTTGAATCTAGCTTGCCATCAGATACATTGGTGCGGGCAAATATTTTGCATGGTTCACACAATACGTCTTCTCTTGGGCTAGAAAATTATATGATGAATCCTCAGACCTCCATTCCATTTAAAGAGATTTTGAAAGGCCCTCCCTATCATGTTTCAGTTTCTGTGTCAAATCAGACTCCGACTTTGCCACAGCAGCAGACCATTAATAGGGATGCTTATTTTGTTGATGAAAACACGAGGTTGCTTGGTGTGACACAGATACCAGAGTTATCTAAGCAATATCATGCATTGCATTTTAATATGAATCAGAAGCAAGGGGGATCCAGCAGTATTTTGAAATTTCAGCATTATACTTGTGAGGCTTCAACATCTGAACAGGGAACCTCTTGTGCAAGATTGAAATTGCCTCAAAATAAGTCGATATTTGGGAATCATGAGAATACTGTTGGTTTAGAGAAGTTGCCTTCCCTCACAG GTATGAACGGATATTATCATTTGTCTGACTTGTCACCAACACCTTTACATTCTAAAGAAAAGGAATCACAATGTAAACATTCTTATGATCTTCAAAATGAAGAGACTTCTTTAAG CCTTGGTATAAACAAAGACAATATCAGATCTAGTACATGTGAAAAATACTCTGAGCAATCGCCAAATATATGTTTGGAAGGCAAGTATCCTTGTCCTGCTCTGATAAACTGTTGCCGTAGCAACTTTTCCTCAGGGATTGAACCCCTTCGTAAGAACCTAGGGCAACAACTTGCTGATGTCAGTGGTGAAACTTCTTTGAAGATGCCTTCAGATTTGTTTAGAAATCTGAATACTACGAACAACGGAAATATCCACTTTGAGCAAGGTGGGCATGCTCCTCAATGGAGAGATGTGCCCAGTAAGGTCAGGAAAGCAGTTTGTGATGCGACATCTTTAGATCAAACATTTAATGGTTTCGATAAGGAAGCACGAGATGGTTTTCAACTTGGAAACATTTCCACAAAATGCTCCAAAATAACCACTGATATGGGAGACCTGtcagaagagaaagaaaattctAATGTTTCTTCTGGATGCTCTGCTCCTGTGATTACTCAGGCATCTGTGATGGTGAACAAAATTGATTACTGTACTGATGAAGCTATAGACACTGGCGTTGTCAACAAGCTCGAAGTTGATGAAGGGTCAGGTATTGATCAAGGCTCCATGTCAGATTTGGTTGGAAGTGAAAGAACCGGTGAGTCTCTAGGCTTGATCTCTgggaattatttgaaaaatggtTGTTCGAGAGTGTTGAATGATGAATCATGTTGCGATCTACTTGATGATCTTAAACTGTTAGATTCCTTGATAtggaagaaagaaaggaatCAAAATCATTTTGTGCTTTCTGCTAATTGTAAAATCAATCAATCTCAAAATGTCAAGAGGGGCATCAATGGAAGAAAGCGAAAGAGAAATGTGGTGAAGATTCTAGATGCTTCATTATCTTCTGAATTCCCTTCCTTGTTGCACAATAAGAATAATGAAGATGCTGAGATTTTTAATTCCTCTTCTAATTTGTCAAAAGAAATGCAAATGCATTCTCTGCCTAGCCTGCAGAAATCATTTAACAAGTCTTCCTTTGTTCAATCTTGTAACACACGAATACAGTCCGCATTTGCATCTAAATTTGTTTCCTGTAAGAATCGTCGGAGCAAGCATCTCATTCATAAAGTTTCCTATGAGTCTCTATCAGATTCTGATGCTGAGTTTCACTCACCGCCTGTATTTTCTGGAACAAAGAGATTGAGAAAGAATCTCACTTCTGATTTTGAGCAGTTTCATATACAAGAACCATCCTATGAGGAACCTGAAAATGGTAAGTTGAGGCCATTCTTATGCAGGAAGGAAAATCATCATAGAACAAGGCCAGTAGTATGTGGAAAACATGGTGAAATTTGTAAAGAACATTTGGCTAAAGAGGTGCAAAAGCCTGCAAAAATTGTATCCCTCAGGAAGGTCCTTAAGTCTTCCAAAAGGTGTATGAGCCACACAAATGGAAAACCTAGACTAACTTCAAAAAAGCAATGGAAGAAATTGAGCATTGGAACAGATAGTGGGTCCTTCTGTGGGAACCAtggtttaaaaattaaagaacacGGTGAAACACAAActacaataatttataatgaagCAAATGTTGATATGTCCTTGGAAGACTTGGAGAGAGGTGGCAAGCAAGATGCTAAAGCTAAAGCTAAGCAGGGTGTTAGGGTTGGAAATAGAGAAAATGTTCGATTGAAGACGAAGAACAAGGACATTCGGAAACACCGCAGCATTAATGAGCTCACTGCTAAAG AAACCAAAGTGACGGATATGATAAGTTGTGCTCAAGACAGAGAGACTGGTTTGTGTAGCCCAAAAAGTAGAAA CTCTAGTCAAGGTCATCTAAACATATCTACTATAAACTCAGATACCTTCTGCTGTGTGTGTCAAAGCTCAAGCAATGATAAAATCAACTGTTTGTTGGAATGTTGTCAATGCCTAATTCGa GTGCACCAAGCTTGCTATGGTGTTTCCACATTACCCAAAAGAAGTCGCTGGTGTTGCAGACCATGCCGGACCAActcaaaaaatatt GCATGTGTCCTATGTGGTTATGGAGGTGGGGCCATGACTCGAGCAGCAATGAGTCATGCGATTGTCAAGAGCCTCCTAAAAGTGTGGAATGGTGAGAAAGATGGCATGCCTAAGCATACAACTTCATGTGAATTTTTTGGAAAGGAAATATATGCATTCCCATCCTCAAAGGCTGGTCAAGAAAGtgttttaaagacaaaaatccatgATACATCAACAGATCTGGTGAAAGTTCAAATATCTACAAATCATATGCAGCATACCCTCACTAGTCTTTCTAATTTTAAGGTACACAACAGCATTACTGCAGGAGTTCTTGATCCAACTGTTAAACAATGGATTCATATGGTTTGTGGTCTTTGGACTCCTGGAACAAGATGCCCGAATGTTGACACCATGAGTGCTTTTGATGTATCTGGTGTTGCGCGTCCCAGGGCAGATGTG GTTTGTTCCATTTGCAATCGATGGGGTGGTTCTTGTATAGAGTGCAGGGTGGCTGATTGCTCTGTCAAGTTTCATCCTTGGTGTGCTCATCAAAAG AACCTGTTGCAAAGTGAGACTGAAGGTATTGATGATGAAAAGATTGGATTTTATGGAAGATGCATGCTTCATGCTATTGAACCTAGATATCTGTCCATGTATGATCCTATTGATGAAATGGGAAATCAAGAAGAAAAGGAATTCACCTGTGCCAGGGTAGAG GGTTACAAGGGAAGAAGATGGGATGGTTTTCAGGATAATCACTGCCAAGGTGGATGCCTTGTTCCTGAGGAGCAGCTTAATGCTTGGATTCACATCAATGGGCAGAAATTATGTTCTCAAGGACTCATAAAATTCCCCGATTTGGATATGGAGCATGATTGTCGA AAGGAATACGCTCGGTACAAACAAGCAAAGGGATGGAAACACCTTGTTGTGTACAAATCCCGTATACACGCACTTGGTCTTTACACTTCTCGATTCATTTCCCGGGGTGAAGTG GTGGTTGAATATGTTGGTGAAATTGTGGGATTGCGTGTGGCTGATAAAAGGGAGAAGGATTATCAATCTGGAAAGAAACTTCAGTACAAGAGTGCCTGCTACTTCTTCAGGATAGACAAAGAGCATATTATTGATGCCACAAGGAAAGGGGGGATTGCTCGGTTTGTTAACCACTCGTGCCTG CCAAATTGCGTGGCAAAAGTGATTACTGTAAGGCATGAAAAGAAG GTTGTTTTCTTTGCTGAGAGGGATATATTTCCTGGTGAAGAGATTACGTATGATTACCACTTTAACCACGAGGACGAAGGAAAGATTCCATGCTACTGCAATTCAAAAAATTGCAGGCGCTATATGAACTGA